The proteins below come from a single Odontesthes bonariensis isolate fOdoBon6 chromosome 18, fOdoBon6.hap1, whole genome shotgun sequence genomic window:
- the trit1 gene encoding tRNA dimethylallyltransferase isoform X2, whose protein sequence is MAASTVGVQRALRRAMVPSLVVILGATGTGKSKLAIEIGQRLQGEIISADSMQVYQGLDIITNKVTAVERAQCRHHMISFVDPLVSNYTVVDFRNKALALIDDMHSRNKLPVIVGGTNYYIESLLWRVLLETGENDDSGDGEDRAPNRKMELEKLGAPELHKRLAKVDPEMAAMLHPNDKRKIARSLQIHVETGIPHSRWLDEQRGQEGSDGLGGPLRYPEPCIFWLHADMAALDKRLDGRVDEMLSAGLIEELRDFHVRHNQQKVHSDGQDYQHGIFQSIGFKEFHDYLTAPESSTPQEKDALRDKGIEALKIATKRYARKQNKWVRNRFLKRPGESIPAVYGLDVTDVSRWEETVLNPALQILDSLSKGEEPATAPIRALGAAQRNKRSHHTCDLCDKVIIGDLEWTAHLKSKKHYYHIRKKRKSDPGCDPPQSSGVPAVSAEQTSSEDARAPVALGCSETSQDSSKDTRTTHKEAPETP, encoded by the exons ATGGCGGCTTCCACTGTCGGTGTGCAGCGTGCCTTACGGAGAGCGATGGTCCCGTCTTTGGTGGTGATTTTAGGAGCTACCGGTACTGGCAAGTCCAAACTGGCCATCGAGATCGGACAAcggcttcagggagaaataatCAGCGCGGACTCCATGCAG GTGTACCAGGGTCTGGACATCATCACCAATAAGGTTACAGCTGTGGAGCGCGCCCAGTGCAGACATCACATGATCAGCTTTGTGGACCCGTTGGTAAGCAACTACAcagtggtggacttcaggaacaAAGCCCTGGCACTAATA GATGACATGCACAGCAGAAACAAACTTCCAGTCATTGTTGGAGGGACAAACTATTACATTGAGTCTCTGCTGTGGAGAGTTTTGCTGGAAACGGGG GAGAACGACGACTCCGGGGATGGAGAGGATAGAGCTCCAAACAGGAAGATGGAGCTGGAGAAACTGGGAGCACCTGAGTTACATAAAAGATTGGCCAAGGTGGACCCCGAAATGGCCGCCATGTTGCACCCCAATGACAAGCGCAAGATAGCCAG AAGTCTTCAAATCCACGTGGAGACGGGCATCCCTCATAGCCGCTGGCTGGATGAGCAGAGGGGGCAGGAGGGAAGCGATGGCCTTGGAGGGCCGCTGAGGTACCCAGAGCCCTGCATCTTCTGGCTGCATGCGGACATGGCAG CTCTTGACAAGAGGCTCGATGGCCGTGTAGATGAGATGCTGTCTGCAGGGCTGATAGAGGAGCTCAGAGACTTCCACGTCCGGCACAATCAGCAGAAAGTCCACAGTGACGG TCAAGACTATCAACATGGGATTTTCCAGTCGATCGGTTTTAAGGAGTTCCACGACTACCTGACTGCCCCTGAAAGCAGCACCCCGCAGGAGAAAGACGCACTAAGAGACAAAG GTATAGAAGCTTTGAAGATTGCTACAAAGCGTTACGCCCGCAAACAGAATAAATGGGTCCGTAACCGCTTCCTTAAAC GACCAGGGGAGAGCATCCCAGCAGTGTATGGCCTGGATGTGACGGATGTGTCGAGGTGGGAGGAGACGGTGCTGAACCCTGCACTGCAGATACTGGACAGTCTCAGTAAG GGCGAGGAGCCAGCGACTGCACCAATCAGAGCACTGGGGGCGGCGCAGAGGAACAAAAGGAGCCACCATACCTGCGATCTTTGTGACAAAGTGATCATTGGTGACCTGGAGTGGACGG CTCATCTGAAATCCAAGAAGCATTACTATCACataaggaagaagaggaagtctGATCCAGGCTGTGACCCACCCCAGAGTAGCGGTGTACCTGCTGTGTCTGCAGAACAGACTTCCTCTGAGGACGCTCGTGCTCCTGTTGCCCTGGGCTGCAGTGAAACCTCCCAGGACTCGTCCAAAGACACCAGGACAACACACAAGGAAGCACCCGAGACGCCTTGA
- the trit1 gene encoding tRNA dimethylallyltransferase isoform X1 produces the protein MAASTVGVQRALRRAMVPSLVVILGATGTGKSKLAIEIGQRLQGEIISADSMQVYQGLDIITNKVTAVERAQCRHHMISFVDPLVSNYTVVDFRNKALALIDDMHSRNKLPVIVGGTNYYIESLLWRVLLETGQENDDSGDGEDRAPNRKMELEKLGAPELHKRLAKVDPEMAAMLHPNDKRKIARSLQIHVETGIPHSRWLDEQRGQEGSDGLGGPLRYPEPCIFWLHADMAALDKRLDGRVDEMLSAGLIEELRDFHVRHNQQKVHSDGQDYQHGIFQSIGFKEFHDYLTAPESSTPQEKDALRDKGIEALKIATKRYARKQNKWVRNRFLKRPGESIPAVYGLDVTDVSRWEETVLNPALQILDSLSKGEEPATAPIRALGAAQRNKRSHHTCDLCDKVIIGDLEWTAHLKSKKHYYHIRKKRKSDPGCDPPQSSGVPAVSAEQTSSEDARAPVALGCSETSQDSSKDTRTTHKEAPETP, from the exons ATGGCGGCTTCCACTGTCGGTGTGCAGCGTGCCTTACGGAGAGCGATGGTCCCGTCTTTGGTGGTGATTTTAGGAGCTACCGGTACTGGCAAGTCCAAACTGGCCATCGAGATCGGACAAcggcttcagggagaaataatCAGCGCGGACTCCATGCAG GTGTACCAGGGTCTGGACATCATCACCAATAAGGTTACAGCTGTGGAGCGCGCCCAGTGCAGACATCACATGATCAGCTTTGTGGACCCGTTGGTAAGCAACTACAcagtggtggacttcaggaacaAAGCCCTGGCACTAATA GATGACATGCACAGCAGAAACAAACTTCCAGTCATTGTTGGAGGGACAAACTATTACATTGAGTCTCTGCTGTGGAGAGTTTTGCTGGAAACGGGG CAGGAGAACGACGACTCCGGGGATGGAGAGGATAGAGCTCCAAACAGGAAGATGGAGCTGGAGAAACTGGGAGCACCTGAGTTACATAAAAGATTGGCCAAGGTGGACCCCGAAATGGCCGCCATGTTGCACCCCAATGACAAGCGCAAGATAGCCAG AAGTCTTCAAATCCACGTGGAGACGGGCATCCCTCATAGCCGCTGGCTGGATGAGCAGAGGGGGCAGGAGGGAAGCGATGGCCTTGGAGGGCCGCTGAGGTACCCAGAGCCCTGCATCTTCTGGCTGCATGCGGACATGGCAG CTCTTGACAAGAGGCTCGATGGCCGTGTAGATGAGATGCTGTCTGCAGGGCTGATAGAGGAGCTCAGAGACTTCCACGTCCGGCACAATCAGCAGAAAGTCCACAGTGACGG TCAAGACTATCAACATGGGATTTTCCAGTCGATCGGTTTTAAGGAGTTCCACGACTACCTGACTGCCCCTGAAAGCAGCACCCCGCAGGAGAAAGACGCACTAAGAGACAAAG GTATAGAAGCTTTGAAGATTGCTACAAAGCGTTACGCCCGCAAACAGAATAAATGGGTCCGTAACCGCTTCCTTAAAC GACCAGGGGAGAGCATCCCAGCAGTGTATGGCCTGGATGTGACGGATGTGTCGAGGTGGGAGGAGACGGTGCTGAACCCTGCACTGCAGATACTGGACAGTCTCAGTAAG GGCGAGGAGCCAGCGACTGCACCAATCAGAGCACTGGGGGCGGCGCAGAGGAACAAAAGGAGCCACCATACCTGCGATCTTTGTGACAAAGTGATCATTGGTGACCTGGAGTGGACGG CTCATCTGAAATCCAAGAAGCATTACTATCACataaggaagaagaggaagtctGATCCAGGCTGTGACCCACCCCAGAGTAGCGGTGTACCTGCTGTGTCTGCAGAACAGACTTCCTCTGAGGACGCTCGTGCTCCTGTTGCCCTGGGCTGCAGTGAAACCTCCCAGGACTCGTCCAAAGACACCAGGACAACACACAAGGAAGCACCCGAGACGCCTTGA
- the trit1 gene encoding tRNA dimethylallyltransferase isoform X3, whose translation MAASTVGVQRALRRAMVPSLVVILGATGTGKSKLAIEIGQRLQGEIISADSMQVYQGLDIITNKVTAVERAQCRHHMISFVDPLQENDDSGDGEDRAPNRKMELEKLGAPELHKRLAKVDPEMAAMLHPNDKRKIARSLQIHVETGIPHSRWLDEQRGQEGSDGLGGPLRYPEPCIFWLHADMAALDKRLDGRVDEMLSAGLIEELRDFHVRHNQQKVHSDGQDYQHGIFQSIGFKEFHDYLTAPESSTPQEKDALRDKGIEALKIATKRYARKQNKWVRNRFLKRPGESIPAVYGLDVTDVSRWEETVLNPALQILDSLSKGEEPATAPIRALGAAQRNKRSHHTCDLCDKVIIGDLEWTAHLKSKKHYYHIRKKRKSDPGCDPPQSSGVPAVSAEQTSSEDARAPVALGCSETSQDSSKDTRTTHKEAPETP comes from the exons ATGGCGGCTTCCACTGTCGGTGTGCAGCGTGCCTTACGGAGAGCGATGGTCCCGTCTTTGGTGGTGATTTTAGGAGCTACCGGTACTGGCAAGTCCAAACTGGCCATCGAGATCGGACAAcggcttcagggagaaataatCAGCGCGGACTCCATGCAG GTGTACCAGGGTCTGGACATCATCACCAATAAGGTTACAGCTGTGGAGCGCGCCCAGTGCAGACATCACATGATCAGCTTTGTGGACCCGTTG CAGGAGAACGACGACTCCGGGGATGGAGAGGATAGAGCTCCAAACAGGAAGATGGAGCTGGAGAAACTGGGAGCACCTGAGTTACATAAAAGATTGGCCAAGGTGGACCCCGAAATGGCCGCCATGTTGCACCCCAATGACAAGCGCAAGATAGCCAG AAGTCTTCAAATCCACGTGGAGACGGGCATCCCTCATAGCCGCTGGCTGGATGAGCAGAGGGGGCAGGAGGGAAGCGATGGCCTTGGAGGGCCGCTGAGGTACCCAGAGCCCTGCATCTTCTGGCTGCATGCGGACATGGCAG CTCTTGACAAGAGGCTCGATGGCCGTGTAGATGAGATGCTGTCTGCAGGGCTGATAGAGGAGCTCAGAGACTTCCACGTCCGGCACAATCAGCAGAAAGTCCACAGTGACGG TCAAGACTATCAACATGGGATTTTCCAGTCGATCGGTTTTAAGGAGTTCCACGACTACCTGACTGCCCCTGAAAGCAGCACCCCGCAGGAGAAAGACGCACTAAGAGACAAAG GTATAGAAGCTTTGAAGATTGCTACAAAGCGTTACGCCCGCAAACAGAATAAATGGGTCCGTAACCGCTTCCTTAAAC GACCAGGGGAGAGCATCCCAGCAGTGTATGGCCTGGATGTGACGGATGTGTCGAGGTGGGAGGAGACGGTGCTGAACCCTGCACTGCAGATACTGGACAGTCTCAGTAAG GGCGAGGAGCCAGCGACTGCACCAATCAGAGCACTGGGGGCGGCGCAGAGGAACAAAAGGAGCCACCATACCTGCGATCTTTGTGACAAAGTGATCATTGGTGACCTGGAGTGGACGG CTCATCTGAAATCCAAGAAGCATTACTATCACataaggaagaagaggaagtctGATCCAGGCTGTGACCCACCCCAGAGTAGCGGTGTACCTGCTGTGTCTGCAGAACAGACTTCCTCTGAGGACGCTCGTGCTCCTGTTGCCCTGGGCTGCAGTGAAACCTCCCAGGACTCGTCCAAAGACACCAGGACAACACACAAGGAAGCACCCGAGACGCCTTGA
- the trit1 gene encoding tRNA dimethylallyltransferase isoform X4: MAASTVGVQRALRRAMVPSLVVILGATGTGKSKLAIEIGQRLQGEIISADSMQVYQGLDIITNKVTAVERAQCRHHMISFVDPLVSNYTVVDFRNKALALIDDMHSRNKLPVIVGGTNYYIESLLWRVLLETGQENDDSGDGEDRAPNRKMELEKLGAPELHKRLAKVDPEMAAMLHPNDKRKIARSLQIHVETGIPHSRWLDEQRGQEGSDGLGGPLRYPEPCIFWLHADMAALDKRLDGRVDEMLSAGLIEELRDFHVRHNQQKVHSDGQDYQHGIFQSIGFKEFHDYLTAPESSTPQEKDALRDKGIEALKIATKRYARKQNKWVRNRFLKRPGESIPAVYGLDVTDVSRWEETVLNPALQILDSLRRGASDCTNQSTGGGAEEQKEPPYLRSL, from the exons ATGGCGGCTTCCACTGTCGGTGTGCAGCGTGCCTTACGGAGAGCGATGGTCCCGTCTTTGGTGGTGATTTTAGGAGCTACCGGTACTGGCAAGTCCAAACTGGCCATCGAGATCGGACAAcggcttcagggagaaataatCAGCGCGGACTCCATGCAG GTGTACCAGGGTCTGGACATCATCACCAATAAGGTTACAGCTGTGGAGCGCGCCCAGTGCAGACATCACATGATCAGCTTTGTGGACCCGTTGGTAAGCAACTACAcagtggtggacttcaggaacaAAGCCCTGGCACTAATA GATGACATGCACAGCAGAAACAAACTTCCAGTCATTGTTGGAGGGACAAACTATTACATTGAGTCTCTGCTGTGGAGAGTTTTGCTGGAAACGGGG CAGGAGAACGACGACTCCGGGGATGGAGAGGATAGAGCTCCAAACAGGAAGATGGAGCTGGAGAAACTGGGAGCACCTGAGTTACATAAAAGATTGGCCAAGGTGGACCCCGAAATGGCCGCCATGTTGCACCCCAATGACAAGCGCAAGATAGCCAG AAGTCTTCAAATCCACGTGGAGACGGGCATCCCTCATAGCCGCTGGCTGGATGAGCAGAGGGGGCAGGAGGGAAGCGATGGCCTTGGAGGGCCGCTGAGGTACCCAGAGCCCTGCATCTTCTGGCTGCATGCGGACATGGCAG CTCTTGACAAGAGGCTCGATGGCCGTGTAGATGAGATGCTGTCTGCAGGGCTGATAGAGGAGCTCAGAGACTTCCACGTCCGGCACAATCAGCAGAAAGTCCACAGTGACGG TCAAGACTATCAACATGGGATTTTCCAGTCGATCGGTTTTAAGGAGTTCCACGACTACCTGACTGCCCCTGAAAGCAGCACCCCGCAGGAGAAAGACGCACTAAGAGACAAAG GTATAGAAGCTTTGAAGATTGCTACAAAGCGTTACGCCCGCAAACAGAATAAATGGGTCCGTAACCGCTTCCTTAAAC GACCAGGGGAGAGCATCCCAGCAGTGTATGGCCTGGATGTGACGGATGTGTCGAGGTGGGAGGAGACGGTGCTGAACCCTGCACTGCAGATACTGGACAGTCTCA GGCGAGGAGCCAGCGACTGCACCAATCAGAGCACTGGGGGCGGCGCAGAGGAACAAAAGGAGCCACCATACCTGCGATCTTTGTGA